The DNA window CAACATAGAGAAATGATGGATATGATGTTAGGTGTTTTTGGAATTTCCCCCGATTATGATATGAACATTATGAAAAAAAATCAATCTTTAAACCATATATCATCGGCTGTGTTTTTAAAGTTAGATGAAATAATACAAAAAGAAAGATTTGACTGGTTATTTGTTCAAGGAGATACCACCACCGCTATGACAAGTGCGCTTTGTGCATTTAATAGAGGGGTAAAAGTAGGTCATATTGAGGCTGGTTTAAGAAGTGGTAATTTAAAGGATCCGTTTCCAGAGGAAATGAATAGGCGTGTAATTGATCAAGTATCTGATTTAATGTTTGCACCTACAAAAATGTCGTGTGAAAATTTAAAAAAAGAGGGACATGAGGAGAAAAGAATTGTAATTACGGGTAATACGGTGGTAGATGCACTATTTTACATAAGGGATAAATTTGATCTAAAAGTTATTAGAGAAAGTATAGTAAAAGAAGAGGATTATATTCTTGTGACTCTACATAGAAGAGAAAATTGGGGAGAGAAAATGTCAAACATTTTGAAAGGGATAAAGAGATTTTCAAAGGAAACGGGTAAAAAAATAGTATTTCCCGTGCATTTAAATCCTAAAGTAAGAAAAGTAGTTTTTGAAGAATTGGAAGGTTTTGAAAATGCATTATTAATAGACCCTGTAAATTACGTTGAATTTTTAAGCCTCTTATCTAGTGCTGCAATTGTTGCATCTGACAGTGGTGGGGTACAAGAAGAGGCACCAAGTTTTGGAAAATTTGTGGTTGTTTGTAGAAATACAACTGAAAGGCCAG is part of the Thermosipho affectus genome and encodes:
- the wecB gene encoding non-hydrolyzing UDP-N-acetylglucosamine 2-epimerase; translated protein: MKLAIVFGTRPEVIKVATVYLKAKEMGIDVKMIATAQHREMMDMMLGVFGISPDYDMNIMKKNQSLNHISSAVFLKLDEIIQKERFDWLFVQGDTTTAMTSALCAFNRGVKVGHIEAGLRSGNLKDPFPEEMNRRVIDQVSDLMFAPTKMSCENLKKEGHEEKRIVITGNTVVDALFYIRDKFDLKVIRESIVKEEDYILVTLHRRENWGEKMSNILKGIKRFSKETGKKIVFPVHLNPKVRKVVFEELEGFENALLIDPVNYVEFLSLLSSAAIVASDSGGVQEEAPSFGKFVVVCRNTTERPELIREGYGILAGTSEEGVYKALIKGIEEKLDGKNPFGDGKASERIISYILE